In a single window of the Syngnathus typhle isolate RoL2023-S1 ecotype Sweden linkage group LG19, RoL_Styp_1.0, whole genome shotgun sequence genome:
- the smpx gene encoding small muscular protein isoform X2, with amino-acid sequence MSKPSSNVKALQANLNIPMGALRPGAGHPVRRREETGDTCQASSPTEQPSDAAHPPQEEKKTLPGAVKLPGPAFNLSELKNVKSELRGVGKE; translated from the exons ATGTCTAAACCTTCATCCAACGTCAAGGCCCTGCAG GCTAATCTGAACATCCCGATGGGAGCTCTGCGTCCGGGGGCGGGACATCCTGTGAGGAGGAGAGAGGAGACGGGAGACACGTGCCAG GCCAGCTCGCCGACGGAGCAGCCAAGCGATGCCGCGCACCCTCcgcaggaggaaaaaaagactttgCCCGGCGCCGTCAAACTGCCCGGCCCGGCCTTTAACCTCTCGGAGCTGAAGAACGTCAAGAGTGAATTACGCGGGGTTGGCAAGGAATAG
- the cnksr2a gene encoding connector enhancer of kinase suppressor of ras 2 isoform X1 — protein sequence MALVMEPVSKWTASQVVDWMKGLDDCLQQYVCMFEHGGVCGERLLRISHAELEDLGVSRIGHQELILEAVDLLCALNSGLETESVRTLAHKLGASAKNLQNFISGRRRGSQSDSRTSRRLPNDLLTSVVDLIAAAKSLLAWLDRSPFAAVADYSVTRNNVIQLCLELTTIVQQDCTVFETENKILHVCKTLSEVCEHIVRVSSDPPASQSAHLELVRLANVKASEGLGMYIKSTYDGLHVITGTTEGSPADRCKKIHAGDEVIQVNHQTVVGWQLRNLVGSLRADKGSVSLTLKKRPQSTLGSAPALLKNMRWKPLALQPTGSPGSGSATPSGTPTKTSALQELYIPPPPAEPYVPRDETVASDEASRGHSSAAKRSHSPNSFLDQESRRREEDEPLYCTAPTYGRLRPISMPAECNWGGDYEDPAEVHRESRREASLLRYVGLTGGGARERTATDVYASHTARPGKRSDDTAGRAKRRSHHSQSPSHYILQANQRESPPRDPASIYHTYQQASSLQKKTRRKNKGRSLAGLSRRRVSCKALGRGDCEGWLWRKRDAKGYFSHKWKKYWFVLKDTCLYWYINKEDEKAEGFVSLPEFKIDRASECRKKYAFKACHPKVKSFFFAADGVDDMNRWLSRLNTAAAGYAERERIRQEQDYWSESEHEDDATSSPKQDSPPPPYDTYPRPPSMSAYVEGRTTRLSSTETSRSRSSQEDFLCGESTATAAEPQYHPGPLGGGAVHGGRRPGGSSSSGDLAYRCDPAEYRSSPAGGSSETGSPGRSSSSQRRSWQDLIETPLTEAGLHYLQTGPLEDAVFAEPSPAGPTPVSAGAVYTLPAPRNVPLPVAMQRLIPMATQGGKPRSFTLPRDSNLHALLAPPAMDEQPTHNIGSEVASLGDLFRACEQGGVCPLGRESEAKAQSRFRQSFLQRAADPQLNERLHRLRILSSTLKDREGQLALIERLLARPQLSSAEFQDWKRAYQEHFSQMPNEADEPESGSGPEAESGPEAEPEPGPPSTPSLSHTHSYIETHV from the exons ATGGCGCTGGTGATGGAGCCGGTCAGCAAGTGGACGGCCAGCCAGGTGGTGGACTGGATGAAAG GCTTGGATGACTGCCTGCAGCAGTACGTGTGCATGTTTGAACATGGCGGCGTGTGCGGCGAGAGGCTGCTGAGGATCAGCCACGCCGAACTGGAGGACCTGGGAGTGTCCCGCATTGGACACCAGGAGCTCATACTGGAGGCCGTCGACCTGCTCTGTGCGCTG AACTCTGGCCTGGAGACGGAGAGCGTTAGGACGCTGGCACACAAGCTGGGCGCCTCGGCCAAAAACTTGCAGAACTTCATTTCGGGCCGCCGTCGCGGCAGCCAATCGGACAGCAGGACGTCGCGACGGCTCCCTAACGACCTGCTCACCTCTGTGGTTGACCTGATCGCCGCCGCCAAGAGCCTGCTGGCCTGGCTGGACAG GTCTCCTTTCGCCGCGGTGGCCGACTACTCGGTAACGCGAAATAACGTCATCCAGCTCTGTCTGGAGCTCACCACCATCGTGCAGCAG GACTGTACGGTGTTTGAGACGGAGAATAAAATCCTGCACGTG TGCAAGACTCTGTCCGAAGTGTGCGAGCACATCGTGCGCGTGTCGTCGGACCCGCCTGCGTCTCAGTCGGCCCATCTGGAGCTGGTCCGCCTCGCCAACGTCAAAGCCTCTGAAGGCCTG GGGATGTACATCAAGTCAACCTACGACGGGCTCCATGTCATCACGGGGACCACGGAAGGG TCTCCGGCTGACCGCTGCAAGAAGATCCACGCGGGGGATGAAGTCATTCAAGTTAATCACCAGACCGTG GTGGGCTGGCAGCTGCGCAACTTGGTGGGGTCGCTGCGGGCCGACAAGGGCTCGGTGTCGCTAACGCTGAAGAAGCGGCCGCAGAGCACGCTGGGCTCCGCCCCGGCGCTGCTCAAAAACATGCGCTGGAAGCCACTGGCCCTACAG CCGACCGGAAGCCCGGGCAGCGGCTCGGCCACACCATCGGGGACCCCCACCAAGACCTCCGCCCTCCAGGAACTTTACATTCCACCTCCGCCCGCGGAGCCTTACGTGCCCAG AGACGAGACGGTCGCCTCGGACGAGGCATCTCGCGGCCACAGCAGCGCGGCCAAACGATCGCATTCGCCCAACTCCTTTCTGGATCAAGAATCCCGGCGGCGAGAAGAGGACGAGCCGCTTTACTGCACCGCGCCGACATACG GCAGGCTCAGGCCCATTTCCATGCCTGCAGAGTGCAACTGGGGGGGCGACTATGAAGACCCCGCCGAGGTTCACAGAGAAAGCCGCAGAG AGGCATCGCTGCTGCGTTACGTGGGCCTGACGGGTGGCGGGGCGCGAGAGCGGACCGCGACCGACGTCTACGCCTCCCACACGGCCCGTCCGGGCAAGCGGAGCGATGACACGGCCGGGCGCGCCAAGCGGCGGAGCCACCACAGTCAGAGTCCCTCCCACTACATTCTCCAAGCCAATCAGAGAGAGTCGCCACCCAGAGACCCCGCCTCCATTTACCAT ACGTATCAACAGGCCTCCTCGCTGCAGAAAAAGACACGCAGGAAGAATAAAG GTCGAAGTTTGGCCGGCCTGAGCCGCCGGCGCGTTTCCTGCAAGGCGCTGGGCCGAGGCGACTGCGAGGGCTGGTTGTGGCGCAAGAGAGATGCCAAGGGTTACTTTTCTCATAAATGGAAGAAGTACTGGTTCGTTCTGAAGGACACCTGCCTCTACTGGTACATCAACAAGGAG GATGAGAAAGCAGAGGGCTTTGTCAGTCTGCCAGAGTTTAAAATCGATCGCGCAAGTGAATGCCGAAAGAAGTA CGCATTCAAAGCATGCCACCCCAAGGTCAAGAGCTTCTTCTTTGCGGCAGACGGCGTGGACGACATGAACAG GTGGCTGAGTCGACTCAACACGGCTGCTGCGGGCTACGCGGAGAGAGAGAGGATTCGCCAAGAGCAGG ATTACTGGAGCGAGAGCGAGCACGAGGACGACGCCACCTCCAGCCCCAAACAGGACAGCCCCCCACCTCCGTACGATACCTACCCCCGGCCCCCGTCG ATGAGCGCTTACGTAGAAGGCCGAACTACGCGACTGTCGTCCACCGAGACGTCGCGGTCCCGCTCGTCTCAGGAGGACTTTCTCTGCGGCGAGTCCACGGCCACGGCCGCCGAGCCTCAGTACCACCCCGGCCCTCTTGGGGGCGGCGCCGTGCACGGCGGCAGGAGGCCgggtggcagcagcagcagcggcgaccTGGCATACCGATGTGACCCCGCAGAG TACCGCTCCAGTCCTGCGGGGGGCAGTAGCGAGACGGGCTCACCTGGCCGCTCGTCCTCGTCTCAGAGACGTTCCTGGCAGGACTTGATTGAGACGCCGCTGACGGAAGCAGGACTGCACTACCTGCAGACGGGACCGCTAG AGGATGCCGTATTCGCCGAGCCAAGCCCGGCTGGCCCGACGCCTGTCTCGGCCGGGGCCGTCTACACGCTTCCTGCGCCGAGGAATGTACCGTTGCCCGTGGCGATGCAGAGGCTGATCCCCATGGCAACGCAAGGAGGGAAACCTCGCAGCTTCACGCTGCCACGCGACAGCAACCTACATGCGCTGCTGGCGCCTCCTGCCATGGACGAGCAGCCAACGCACAaca TTGGCAGCGAAGTGGCGTCCCTGGGCGACCTGTTCCGCGCTTGCGAGCAGGGCGGCGTGTGTCCCCTCGGACGGGAGTCCGAGGCCAAAGCCCAGTCCCGCTTCAGGCAGTCTTTTCTGCAGCGGGCTGCAGACCCGCAGCTCAACGAGCGCCTGCACCGCCTACGCATCCTGAGCTCCACGCTGAAG GACAGAGAGGGGCAGCTAGCCCTGATTGAAAGGCTCTTGGCCCGCCCCCAGCTGTCGTCCGCAGAGTTCCAGGACTGGAAGCGAGCTTATCAGGAGCACTTCTCACAGATGCCAAACGAGGCCGATGAGCCCGAGTCCGGGTCCGGGCCCGAGGCCGAGTCTGGGCCTGAGGCCGAGCCCGAGCCCGGGCCGCCGTCGACGCCCTCGCTCTCCCACACACACTCCTATATCGAGACGCATGTCTGA
- the LOC133144005 gene encoding kelch-like protein 34: protein MSSSIGMDTKGCQTASLPLRVVFGRYSHPGRKPKGSGQKAKAHIQDITNPTGACWEGVFLRRSSVEFLTRTIISRIISMDSYSILYSSSHRTELLARFQRLRSAGRMCDVVLETGDASFPCHRVLLASSSEYFWALFGETTAERSAGCVRLPALTPVGLDVIVDFLYSGWLRVSAGTLPDVLEAARYLQVDTAVSICERFIVDELSMENCCLYSNLAEHHMLPDVLEAANYTIAAEMATLLRERRDHLLGLNVHSLMAVLDAEEIPAVKEVELVELALDWLGENGPLPPLQSNQLLSRSRFGLIAPEDLARLSHASKAMGTPLIRSQVTRALEYHSAGSARPIRQTKQSTLRAASRVLLVGGGSSPDCPEQQVLMFDPQTRTFASLTSCLPLILRNHCVCSLGGFLFVLGGEAVSQVDGKTVAAEPSNQVWRYDPRFESWQRVDAMLQKRTKFACCATAQGIYAIGGQHTPADADAPATLASVEFYDLDAGAWRRRPPMPTALHGHACAGLEQNIYVSGGLSDNGGVDLILGQSRCRKEVLCWDDTGRLWKKAAPMYVGRFGHRLTSVNGHIYALLGMYETYCEIERYDPRRDHWTRLRPPLTASFGYGMAVAPNGKILVFGGRKWSNGQEVVLKSVLEYDPKKDHWREICQLPRPLTGTECTLLPVPD, encoded by the coding sequence ATGAGTTCATCCATTGGGATGGACACTAAAGGCTGCCAgactgcctccctccctctgcgTGTGGTATTTGGGCGATACTCCCACCCGGGGCGCAAACCAAAGGGCAGCGGACAAAAAGCAAAGGCTCACATTCAGGACATCACAAATCCAACAGGAGCCTGTTGGGAGGGTGTGTTCCTGAGGAGGTCATCCGTTGAATTTTTGACTCGCACTATAATATCGAGAATAATATCGATGGACAGCTACTCCATCCTCTACAGCTCGTCCCACAGAACGGAGCTGCTCGCTCGCTTCCAGCGTCTGCGCTCGGCCGGGAGGATGTGCGACGTGGTGCTGGAGACCGGCGACGCCTCCTTCCCATGCCACCGGGTACTCCTGGCCAGCTCCAGTGAGTATTTCTGGGCCCTGTTCGGGGAGACTACGGCAGAGAGATCAGCCGGCTGCGTCAGGCTCCCGGCTCTAACGCCCGTAGGCTTGGATGTCATCGTAGACTTCCTGTACTCAGGTTGGCTCAGAGTGTCGGCAGGCACGCTTCCTGATGTTTTGGAGGCGGCGAGGTACCTGCAGGTGGACACGGCCGTTTCCATATGCGAACGCTTCATTGTGGATGAGCTCAGCATGGAGAACTGTTGCCTCTATTCTAACTTAGCAGAGCACCACATGCTTCCAGATGTGCTGGAAGCAGCTAACTACACCATCGCCGCGGAGATGGCCACTCTTCTGCGAGAAAGACGGGACCATCTCCTGGGCTTGAACGTCCACTCGCTGATGGCGGTGTTGGATGCCGAAGAAATTCCAGCGGTGAAGGAGGTGGAGCTGGTGGAGCTGGCACTGGATTGGTTGGGTGAGAACGGGCCCCTCCCGCCGTTGCAATCCAATCAGTTGCTGAGCCGCTCGCGCTTTGGATTGATTGCTCCCGAGGACCTCGCACGCCTTAGCCATGCCAGCAAAGCCATGGGCACCCCTCTAATCAGGAGCCAGGTGACAAGGGCGCTGGAGTACCACAGCGCCGGTTCGGCAAGGCCAATTAGGCAAACCAAACAGTCGACGCTCAGGGCGGCCAGTCGTGTGTTACTTGTCGGCGGAGGCTCGAGTCCAGATTGTCCGGAGCAGCAGGTGTTGATGTTCGATCCCCAAACCAGGACCTTTGCATCCCTTACTTCCTGCCTTCCCCTGATACTAAGGAACCATTGTGTATGCTCCTTGGGCGGCTTCCTCTTTGTGTTGGGCGGGGAAGCGGTGAGCCAGGTGGACGGGAAAACGGTTGCAGCAGAACCCTCCAACCAGGTGTGGAGGTACGACCCTCGTTTTGAGTCTTGGCAGCGGGTAGACGCCATGTTGCAGAAGAGGACCAAATTCGCCTGCTGCGCCACCGCCCAGGGCATCTACGCCATCGGGGGGCAACACACGCCCGCCGATGCCGACGCACCCGCCACGCTGGCTTCCGTGGAGTTTTACGACTTAGACGCGGGGGCTTGGAGGAGGAGACCACCTATGCCTACAGCGCTCCACGGCCACGCTTGCGCCGGGCTCGAGCAGAACATTTACGTGTCGGGTGGTCTCTCGGACAACGGCGGTGTCGACTTGATCCTAGGCCAGAGCCGATGTAGAAAGGAGGTTCTGTGTTGGGATGACACGGGCAGACTCTGGAAAAAAGCGGCACCCATGTACGTCGGGAGGTTCGGACATCGCCTGACGAGTGTCAACGGTCACATTTACGCCCTTCTCGGAATGTACGAGACCTATTGCGAGATCGAGCGCTATGACCCAAGAAGAGATCATTGGACGCGCCTTCGGCCGCCGCTCACCGCTTCGTTTGGCTACGGAATGGCGGTAGCACCGAACGGGAAGATCTTGGTGTTCGGCGGGAGGAAATGGAGCAATGGGCAGGAGGTGGTGCTGAAGAGCGTGCTGGAGTACGACCCTAAGAAAGACCACTGGAGGGAGATCTGTCAGCTTCCGAGACCCCTCACGGGAACCGAGTGCACGTTACTACCCGTGCCTGACTAA
- the cnksr2a gene encoding connector enhancer of kinase suppressor of ras 2 isoform X2 produces the protein MALVMEPVSKWTASQVVDWMKGLDDCLQQYVCMFEHGGVCGERLLRISHAELEDLGVSRIGHQELILEAVDLLCALNSGLETESVRTLAHKLGASAKNLQNFISGRRRGSQSDSRTSRRLPNDLLTSVVDLIAAAKSLLAWLDRSPFAAVADYSVTRNNVIQLCLELTTIVQQDCTVFETENKILHVCKTLSEVCEHIVRVSSDPPASQSAHLELVRLANVKASEGLGMYIKSTYDGLHVITGTTEGSPADRCKKIHAGDEVIQVNHQTVVGWQLRNLVGSLRADKGSVSLTLKKRPQSTLGSAPALLKNMRWKPLALQPTGSPGSGSATPSGTPTKTSALQELYIPPPPAEPYVPRDETVASDEASRGHSSAAKRSHSPNSFLDQESRRREEDEPLYCTAPTYEASLLRYVGLTGGGARERTATDVYASHTARPGKRSDDTAGRAKRRSHHSQSPSHYILQANQRESPPRDPASIYHTYQQASSLQKKTRRKNKGRSLAGLSRRRVSCKALGRGDCEGWLWRKRDAKGYFSHKWKKYWFVLKDTCLYWYINKEDEKAEGFVSLPEFKIDRASECRKKYAFKACHPKVKSFFFAADGVDDMNRWLSRLNTAAAGYAERERIRQEQDYWSESEHEDDATSSPKQDSPPPPYDTYPRPPSMSAYVEGRTTRLSSTETSRSRSSQEDFLCGESTATAAEPQYHPGPLGGGAVHGGRRPGGSSSSGDLAYRCDPAEYRSSPAGGSSETGSPGRSSSSQRRSWQDLIETPLTEAGLHYLQTGPLEDAVFAEPSPAGPTPVSAGAVYTLPAPRNVPLPVAMQRLIPMATQGGKPRSFTLPRDSNLHALLAPPAMDEQPTHNIGSEVASLGDLFRACEQGGVCPLGRESEAKAQSRFRQSFLQRAADPQLNERLHRLRILSSTLKDREGQLALIERLLARPQLSSAEFQDWKRAYQEHFSQMPNEADEPESGSGPEAESGPEAEPEPGPPSTPSLSHTHSYIETHV, from the exons ATGGCGCTGGTGATGGAGCCGGTCAGCAAGTGGACGGCCAGCCAGGTGGTGGACTGGATGAAAG GCTTGGATGACTGCCTGCAGCAGTACGTGTGCATGTTTGAACATGGCGGCGTGTGCGGCGAGAGGCTGCTGAGGATCAGCCACGCCGAACTGGAGGACCTGGGAGTGTCCCGCATTGGACACCAGGAGCTCATACTGGAGGCCGTCGACCTGCTCTGTGCGCTG AACTCTGGCCTGGAGACGGAGAGCGTTAGGACGCTGGCACACAAGCTGGGCGCCTCGGCCAAAAACTTGCAGAACTTCATTTCGGGCCGCCGTCGCGGCAGCCAATCGGACAGCAGGACGTCGCGACGGCTCCCTAACGACCTGCTCACCTCTGTGGTTGACCTGATCGCCGCCGCCAAGAGCCTGCTGGCCTGGCTGGACAG GTCTCCTTTCGCCGCGGTGGCCGACTACTCGGTAACGCGAAATAACGTCATCCAGCTCTGTCTGGAGCTCACCACCATCGTGCAGCAG GACTGTACGGTGTTTGAGACGGAGAATAAAATCCTGCACGTG TGCAAGACTCTGTCCGAAGTGTGCGAGCACATCGTGCGCGTGTCGTCGGACCCGCCTGCGTCTCAGTCGGCCCATCTGGAGCTGGTCCGCCTCGCCAACGTCAAAGCCTCTGAAGGCCTG GGGATGTACATCAAGTCAACCTACGACGGGCTCCATGTCATCACGGGGACCACGGAAGGG TCTCCGGCTGACCGCTGCAAGAAGATCCACGCGGGGGATGAAGTCATTCAAGTTAATCACCAGACCGTG GTGGGCTGGCAGCTGCGCAACTTGGTGGGGTCGCTGCGGGCCGACAAGGGCTCGGTGTCGCTAACGCTGAAGAAGCGGCCGCAGAGCACGCTGGGCTCCGCCCCGGCGCTGCTCAAAAACATGCGCTGGAAGCCACTGGCCCTACAG CCGACCGGAAGCCCGGGCAGCGGCTCGGCCACACCATCGGGGACCCCCACCAAGACCTCCGCCCTCCAGGAACTTTACATTCCACCTCCGCCCGCGGAGCCTTACGTGCCCAG AGACGAGACGGTCGCCTCGGACGAGGCATCTCGCGGCCACAGCAGCGCGGCCAAACGATCGCATTCGCCCAACTCCTTTCTGGATCAAGAATCCCGGCGGCGAGAAGAGGACGAGCCGCTTTACTGCACCGCGCCGACATACG AGGCATCGCTGCTGCGTTACGTGGGCCTGACGGGTGGCGGGGCGCGAGAGCGGACCGCGACCGACGTCTACGCCTCCCACACGGCCCGTCCGGGCAAGCGGAGCGATGACACGGCCGGGCGCGCCAAGCGGCGGAGCCACCACAGTCAGAGTCCCTCCCACTACATTCTCCAAGCCAATCAGAGAGAGTCGCCACCCAGAGACCCCGCCTCCATTTACCAT ACGTATCAACAGGCCTCCTCGCTGCAGAAAAAGACACGCAGGAAGAATAAAG GTCGAAGTTTGGCCGGCCTGAGCCGCCGGCGCGTTTCCTGCAAGGCGCTGGGCCGAGGCGACTGCGAGGGCTGGTTGTGGCGCAAGAGAGATGCCAAGGGTTACTTTTCTCATAAATGGAAGAAGTACTGGTTCGTTCTGAAGGACACCTGCCTCTACTGGTACATCAACAAGGAG GATGAGAAAGCAGAGGGCTTTGTCAGTCTGCCAGAGTTTAAAATCGATCGCGCAAGTGAATGCCGAAAGAAGTA CGCATTCAAAGCATGCCACCCCAAGGTCAAGAGCTTCTTCTTTGCGGCAGACGGCGTGGACGACATGAACAG GTGGCTGAGTCGACTCAACACGGCTGCTGCGGGCTACGCGGAGAGAGAGAGGATTCGCCAAGAGCAGG ATTACTGGAGCGAGAGCGAGCACGAGGACGACGCCACCTCCAGCCCCAAACAGGACAGCCCCCCACCTCCGTACGATACCTACCCCCGGCCCCCGTCG ATGAGCGCTTACGTAGAAGGCCGAACTACGCGACTGTCGTCCACCGAGACGTCGCGGTCCCGCTCGTCTCAGGAGGACTTTCTCTGCGGCGAGTCCACGGCCACGGCCGCCGAGCCTCAGTACCACCCCGGCCCTCTTGGGGGCGGCGCCGTGCACGGCGGCAGGAGGCCgggtggcagcagcagcagcggcgaccTGGCATACCGATGTGACCCCGCAGAG TACCGCTCCAGTCCTGCGGGGGGCAGTAGCGAGACGGGCTCACCTGGCCGCTCGTCCTCGTCTCAGAGACGTTCCTGGCAGGACTTGATTGAGACGCCGCTGACGGAAGCAGGACTGCACTACCTGCAGACGGGACCGCTAG AGGATGCCGTATTCGCCGAGCCAAGCCCGGCTGGCCCGACGCCTGTCTCGGCCGGGGCCGTCTACACGCTTCCTGCGCCGAGGAATGTACCGTTGCCCGTGGCGATGCAGAGGCTGATCCCCATGGCAACGCAAGGAGGGAAACCTCGCAGCTTCACGCTGCCACGCGACAGCAACCTACATGCGCTGCTGGCGCCTCCTGCCATGGACGAGCAGCCAACGCACAaca TTGGCAGCGAAGTGGCGTCCCTGGGCGACCTGTTCCGCGCTTGCGAGCAGGGCGGCGTGTGTCCCCTCGGACGGGAGTCCGAGGCCAAAGCCCAGTCCCGCTTCAGGCAGTCTTTTCTGCAGCGGGCTGCAGACCCGCAGCTCAACGAGCGCCTGCACCGCCTACGCATCCTGAGCTCCACGCTGAAG GACAGAGAGGGGCAGCTAGCCCTGATTGAAAGGCTCTTGGCCCGCCCCCAGCTGTCGTCCGCAGAGTTCCAGGACTGGAAGCGAGCTTATCAGGAGCACTTCTCACAGATGCCAAACGAGGCCGATGAGCCCGAGTCCGGGTCCGGGCCCGAGGCCGAGTCTGGGCCTGAGGCCGAGCCCGAGCCCGGGCCGCCGTCGACGCCCTCGCTCTCCCACACACACTCCTATATCGAGACGCATGTCTGA